One stretch of Thermococcus sp. 21S9 DNA includes these proteins:
- the gcvH gene encoding glycine cleavage system protein GcvH produces MIEVGDYKVKEGLYYTKDHEWVQVLDDGTVLVGISDYAQKELGDLAYVELPEVGTEVNKGDVLCELESVKAVSEVYAPVSGEIVEVNEELEDSPEVLNEDPYEHWIAKIKPSNLDEELKELMDAEAYAKYLESL; encoded by the coding sequence ATGATTGAAGTCGGAGACTACAAGGTTAAGGAAGGCCTCTACTACACGAAGGACCACGAGTGGGTTCAGGTCCTCGACGACGGAACCGTTCTCGTTGGCATAAGCGACTACGCCCAGAAGGAGCTGGGCGATTTGGCCTACGTCGAGCTTCCCGAGGTCGGAACCGAGGTCAACAAGGGCGACGTTCTCTGTGAGCTGGAGAGCGTCAAGGCCGTCAGCGAGGTTTACGCCCCGGTCAGCGGTGAAATCGTCGAGGTCAACGAGGAACTTGAAGACAGCCCTGAGGTTCTCAACGAGGACCCCTACGAGCACTGGATTGCCAAGATAAAGCCCAGCAACCTCGACGAGGAGCTCAAGGAGCTCATGGACGCTGAGGCCTACGCGAAGTACCTGGAGAGCCTCTGA
- a CDS encoding cation:proton antiporter yields MQIIGYVLIIIALGRFLAELFERLGYPGIVGEITAGLILGYVLTGVPADEMNLLAEFGIFFLMISAGLEITPEELHIGGKKALPVYLATLGVMMLVTLPFTGYRIGTGNILAAAILAVASAPIVVKLKRFFGDDYLHVALSYAIISEVSILILVYVLANFKGAESTLNLITTIAKQALFIGGVLYINYKIGIQHKVWLITQLRKLKSDEAVFGLFMVFAATLGFISEEVGMHFTIGGFLAGLLLHSDLVGTKQYERLETILSGVTSGIFAPIFFAWRGMNFRAEITLMVLYGFLVVYSVRFLLTVILEWDGKPLSSLAKATGLVSFGILGLLVADLGNSYGVLTGELYSITAFTSVAGIFLSATIGRVLTAVQKA; encoded by the coding sequence ATGCAGATTATAGGCTACGTTCTCATCATCATAGCCCTGGGCAGGTTCCTCGCGGAGCTCTTCGAGAGGCTCGGCTACCCCGGGATAGTCGGCGAGATAACAGCCGGTTTGATACTCGGCTACGTCCTGACCGGGGTTCCAGCGGACGAGATGAACCTCCTCGCGGAGTTCGGGATATTCTTCCTCATGATTTCGGCAGGTCTTGAGATAACGCCGGAGGAGCTCCACATTGGAGGAAAGAAGGCGTTGCCCGTGTACCTGGCAACCCTGGGGGTAATGATGCTCGTGACACTCCCCTTCACTGGATACCGGATAGGTACCGGGAACATCCTCGCCGCGGCGATACTGGCAGTGGCCAGTGCCCCAATCGTCGTCAAGCTGAAACGCTTCTTTGGCGACGACTACCTCCACGTTGCCCTCTCCTACGCGATAATAAGCGAGGTGTCGATACTCATACTTGTGTACGTCCTCGCGAACTTCAAGGGCGCGGAGAGCACTTTAAACCTCATAACTACTATAGCCAAGCAGGCCCTGTTCATAGGAGGAGTGCTCTACATAAACTACAAGATAGGAATCCAGCACAAGGTCTGGTTAATAACCCAGCTCAGGAAACTTAAGAGTGACGAGGCGGTTTTTGGCCTCTTTATGGTCTTCGCGGCGACGCTTGGGTTCATAAGCGAGGAAGTTGGAATGCACTTCACCATAGGCGGTTTCCTGGCTGGACTGCTCCTCCACAGCGATTTGGTCGGCACGAAGCAGTATGAAAGGCTGGAAACAATATTGAGCGGTGTGACGAGCGGAATCTTCGCGCCGATATTCTTCGCCTGGCGTGGGATGAACTTCAGGGCCGAGATAACCCTCATGGTGCTCTACGGGTTCCTCGTGGTGTACTCTGTCCGCTTCCTGCTGACGGTAATCCTTGAATGGGATGGAAAGCCCCTCAGCTCGCTGGCCAAGGCAACAGGACTTGTGAGCTTCGGAATCCTCGGCCTTCTCGTGGCAGACCTCGGTAACAGCTACGGCGTCCTGACTGGAGAGCTGTACTCAATAACCGCGTTCACCTCGGTCGCGGGAATATTCCTCTCGGCAACGATTGGGAGGGTTTTAACGGCCGTGCAAAAGGCCTAA
- a CDS encoding pyruvoyl-dependent arginine decarboxylase, which translates to MSWTTPKRAFMGAATAEGGTKLNAFDNALLKLGIGNVNLVKLSSVIPAHIEWMDKVHDVPIGMLLPTVYAHIESDEPGMTISAALGVGISKNNEGGLIYEYAGYCTKEEAERIVKKMVEEGFANRGWELAEFKVASAEITVKDKPAAAIAVVVMFPY; encoded by the coding sequence ATGAGCTGGACGACGCCTAAGAGGGCTTTTATGGGAGCGGCTACCGCCGAGGGCGGAACGAAGCTAAACGCCTTCGATAACGCACTCCTCAAGCTTGGCATAGGAAACGTCAACCTCGTCAAGCTCAGCAGTGTCATTCCCGCGCACATCGAGTGGATGGATAAGGTCCACGACGTTCCGATTGGAATGCTCCTGCCGACGGTCTACGCGCACATCGAGAGCGACGAGCCGGGAATGACCATCAGCGCGGCGCTGGGAGTTGGGATAAGCAAGAACAACGAGGGTGGCCTAATCTACGAGTACGCCGGTTACTGCACGAAGGAAGAGGCCGAGAGAATCGTGAAAAAGATGGTCGAGGAGGGCTTCGCCAACAGGGGCTGGGAGCTGGCCGAGTTCAAGGTTGCGAGCGCCGAGATAACCGTCAAGGACAAGCCCGCCGCGGCAATAGCGGTTGTCGTGATGTTCCCCTACTGA
- the speE gene encoding polyamine aminopropyltransferase, with product MGYSEEERAFIEWYPRGYGVGFKVKERLFETQTKYQRLELYETEGFGKLLVLDGTVQLVEIGEESYHEVLVHPVMLAHPNPRRVLVIGGGDGGTLREVLRHESVEKATMVEIDEMVVEVSRIYLGIDRGAFDDPRAELIIGDGVEYLKNTEERFDVIIVDSTDPVGPAKLLFSEEFYRTAYEKLNEKGLYITQAGSVYLFTNELIDAYKAMKRVFDKVYYFSFPVIGYASPWSFLVGVKGDVDFRKVDVSRAPEKLYYYDPERHETLFQMPKYVRELLEKE from the coding sequence ATGGGCTACAGCGAGGAGGAGAGGGCCTTTATCGAGTGGTATCCGAGGGGCTACGGCGTCGGTTTCAAGGTTAAGGAGAGGCTCTTCGAGACGCAGACGAAATACCAGCGGCTGGAGCTTTACGAAACCGAGGGGTTCGGCAAACTGCTCGTCCTCGACGGGACGGTCCAGCTCGTCGAGATAGGCGAGGAGAGCTACCACGAGGTTCTCGTTCACCCGGTCATGCTCGCGCACCCGAACCCAAGAAGGGTTCTCGTAATAGGTGGCGGTGACGGAGGAACGCTGAGGGAAGTTCTCAGGCACGAGAGCGTGGAGAAGGCCACGATGGTCGAGATTGACGAGATGGTCGTCGAGGTCTCGAGGATTTACCTCGGCATAGACAGGGGCGCCTTCGACGACCCGAGGGCCGAGCTGATAATCGGCGACGGCGTGGAGTACCTGAAGAACACGGAGGAGCGCTTCGACGTCATAATCGTGGACTCAACCGACCCCGTCGGCCCTGCGAAGCTCCTGTTCTCGGAGGAGTTCTACAGGACGGCCTACGAGAAGCTCAACGAGAAGGGCCTCTACATCACACAGGCCGGGAGCGTCTACCTCTTCACCAACGAGCTCATAGATGCCTACAAAGCGATGAAGAGGGTGTTCGATAAGGTTTACTACTTCAGCTTCCCCGTGATAGGCTACGCCTCACCCTGGAGCTTCCTCGTGGGTGTTAAGGGCGACGTGGACTTCAGGAAGGTGGACGTGAGCAGGGCCCCGGAGAAGCTCTACTACTACGACCCCGAGAGGCACGAGACGCTCTTCCAGATGCCGAAGTACGTCAGGGAACTCCTTGAGAAGGAGTGA